The Mangifera indica cultivar Alphonso unplaced genomic scaffold, CATAS_Mindica_2.1 Un_0052, whole genome shotgun sequence genome contains the following window.
tgattaaaatttaacttaactACAGTTAAACTGCACTTCCTTACTTTTTATAAACACAAGCAAAGCCGGCTTGTGTTTCCTTAAACAACAGCATCGACAACcgaaaatcaaaaaaacaaacTGAAAATGATGGTCGGAGAGCGCCACCGTCTGAATCCGACAGTCCACGTCCCGCCATGGCCTCCACTTCAAGATCCAACGTCTGATGTCATCTGTCTCCACTCCAATGCAAGCAGCTTCTCTGATGTCAACTGCCCGTACTATCTACAGGAAGCCTTAGCTGCACTCCAACCTTTTCTGCCGACTAAGGATCCGGATTTGGATTCGGATACCGATATTTTAGGTCTGGATGCTGACTCTCCCGTGGACGCTAACTCATGCAATCATTTTCGCATGTTTGAGTTCAAGGTGAGGAAGTGTGCACGTGGCAGGTCTCATGACTGGACGGAATGTCCGTATGCTCATCCAGGGGAGAAGGCACGACGGCGTGACCCGAGAAAGTATCACTATTCGGGTGCGGCGTGCCCCGAGTTTCGTAGGGGAAGCTGTAAGAAAGGTGACTCCTGTGAGTTCGCTCACGGTGTGTTCGAGTGCTGGCTTCATCCGGCTCGTTACCGAACTCAGCCATGCAAAGACGGACTGGGTTGTCGGAGGCGGGTTTGTTTCTTTGCCCATACACCAGAGCAGCTTAGAATTTTACCTCAGATGAGCCCGGGAAGTATTGATACTTCTTCCTGTGCCCAGACGCTGTCGTTTTTGTCCTCTCCAGAGTCTATTTCTCCTCCTATGAGTCCATCTCTGAGTCGGTCAGTAGGTTCGAGTTCAATGAGTGAATTGGTGCCGTCCCTCAAGAATCTGCAGTTGGGAAAGGTGAAGTCTTTGCCATCTTCATGGAATATTCATATGGGCGGTTCTCCCAGGTACGGATCTCCGCGCGGGTCCATGATCCGCCCAGACTGTTTTAGCCTCCCTTCAACGCCGACCCGACCCGGAAGGTGTTACTGGGATCCGTCCGAAAATTTGTGCGAGGACGAGCCTGTGCTGGAGAGGGTTGAGTCAGGGAGGGATTTGCGTGCAAGGATGTTTCAGAAATTGTGCGAGGAAAATTCTCTGGAACGGGTCGATCCGTATCCATATAATGGGGCTCCTGATGTTGATTGGGTATCCGACTTGGTGAATGGTGCAAACTGATCTGATTTCTTTCCTGAATCATCATTTCGGGTTTTAAGTCGGTAGGCTTTCGGGTTTCCTCTTATGTGAATAGTACCTGAAAAAGAAGAGGAATAGAAAGGTGAATAATTTTGGAGGCAACAGATTGAAGATggtgtaaatattattataaattattagaagCTATGGTTGAAGGTctcatttttgtaaaattttctgGAAAGCTCAGAAGACTAATTTGAAGGGAAGAAATTGCATAGGTAAAGCACTTCGATGATCCGACGTCGTTTTCggctgttattattattattaatattattatcatcaaattcTCGCTGATCTTAATTATTGTTCAAGTTAAAACTTGAGAAGCATGTATGGTGTTGTTCATGTAAGCTCAATTTCAATTTGtatgaatgtaattttaaaaatattatattttttctttatttgtctGCTAAAGGACTTACTTTTTTGAATTACTGAAATGGAATCtgttcattattaaaaatttaagtatttatttgtgggtaattaaaattaattatttttaaaaaataaattaaaaataataaaatgttatttttttaaataaaagattaataattttgtttagtattaaattttaatgtgttatatttttttaaatttttttttcttttttggtgttATTATTAATcagtttctttttctctttcgtTTTTTTAGTATTGTTTTTGTCAATGGATAAGAATGATTTGTTTTAGTTTAAAGATTGagataatattttcatttggaGATGATCCTCTAGTGAAGtgataatgtaaaaaaaaaaaaaaaaggaaaaaatattttaaaatttaattaaaaaataatattaatcgattatattaattttaattatttataaggtaATGTTAAAGAACCATGGCCCATGAGTGGGAATTAGTCTTTCAgcgttatttttattttgaaatataactaaaattattaataaaaatataccatttttatcattttttagcTTTAAAAGGGATAACTTATTtgagcaaaatttgaaaaatggtCAATCCACCcttatgattaaaatattttacccTTCCAACACGGAACATCATGCGCACTCAGAAGTCGTTCAATCTATTTGCTAATAAAAGGTCGAATTACGTCCTTTTTGACTAGGGACGGCACAGGCGGATCCTCCACCGTTGGATTactttttatctcattttcacaAAGACTATCTAAAGCTGCAACTGAGGGAGAGGTGATAGACCTGACCTGATGGCGGCAGATGGATTTAGAcgtgtatattattattagggccaaagaactatgtcccacccagGTTTTACTTTAATCCCAAAAAACACGCATGAtagtgaaaaaatttaaatatatatttatgggttaatttttgttaaaatttttggttaaataaaagggtaaaattgtttttgttttaaatcttaaaaccttaaaaatttataatattttctttttaggatTAAGTTTATAGAAAGTGATATTTTTCCCCCTTTTAAGTTTTTTGATAAACTATTACTACTCTCTTTTTCTTGATGATAACTCTCCCTTCAACATCTTTACTCCGTCTGAAGCCCTCTCTCtttgactaaattttatttGGGTGATGAAGACGTTATCGTCTGGATGACAACAATGCAACCAGAGTAAGGTTAGACATTGGAGAAGACGAACCTCGTTCTAAACACGTTATCGTCATCCACACAAAAGGGTTTCATCTAGATAAAAAAAACTAGTCagctagaaaattttaaaaaatggataaatatcacttttcaaaatttaattctagaagaagaaatattagtttttcaaattaagagaaaaaatattataaatttttagggttttaagatttaggagaaaaatgattattttacctttctttttaataaaaatttttaacaaaagtaAATCCATAAACaagtgtttaaaattttcaactattgtaaataagtttttgagattaaattaaattttgattggaaaatagtcctttgcccttatcattattattactattactgttccttaaaaaaaaaaaaaaagaaggaaattaactttatgtttttttaataaaaaataaacctaaagCTACTTGGATTTACATGTATTATCCTTAATTAGCAGGTACAcgaacaatatatatatataaaagaaaattatatagatataaatataataaaagataataaaaaatatatttataaaaaaatagtcataaaatttgaatataaataagatacaaaatatgtatatatagatttaatatgatatattaaatataatacgtatttaaaaatacgataatatcaatcataattttaatatttttcataaattttctagttaaaatcaatataataattcaaatataaaataattaattaactattaaatataatataatatgagatataattgagattcaatcatcataaaaaaaattatttcataaattttttaattaaatgtaaagAATTTAAGTAACTATTTAACAAgcttaaaattatcattttatgaatttcttATCAAATCATcactaaaatattatgatttatcaatatttgtgttaaaaaaattaaacatgtatGAAAGATCCATAAAATACTTTCATAGTGgtgttgaaaatataaaattaaaatataatatgagatatttttattatttgaaaattaataaaaaattaaaaacgtttaaaatggtaaaattaaacatttcatatatttttggttcaaaaatttaaaacaacatGTTTAATACACGAATTAAAcattaagaatatatttttatagtgatTATGTACAGTCTTTAGGGTTGGATCTGAACTGAGTTGGCTCAAGCAAAAAAGTCAGCTCAGTTCAATTCAACTCAGTTTAAATTCGTTTACTTTGAATATGAACCGAATTCGAGTTAAGAGATTTCAGTTGTTTTAAAATCGATCCAAACTTGAGTTATAAAGAGTTTGACTTGTGAGCTGGATGAATGGTTCAATTCAGTTCAAACTTGACtcttgacttgatttgaattatgttaaataattattaaatgatatcgttttattaataaattatgaattcataccacgaatttaaataataaatttaagttaaactcaattcgaatttagattgaatcatttttattcaaactaaacttgaatcaCATTTATTATTGACTGGataaattcgaatcgaacttGATCAAAGGGATGTTTAACCTTAGTTCGATTTGTATTCGCCCTTAACTGTCTCTCATCGGCCAAGTCATTTATGAACGTTCTAGTTACTCCTTATAGCACTTTACTTGCATAATTGGAACAAGGTAATTGTTATGTCATCCTCAAACAATTTGAAGGTTATGGGCCATGGCATGGCCCCCATGCTTCAATCTTGAATTCTCGGACGGTTGTGTGCAGATTTATGAAtgtctctttatattaaaaacctattttttccatttaaagCGACATTGCTGGCTGGTTCAACCGACGACATGGCTTTCTAACTTCCAAGGCAAGTCATATGGTCAGTCTTTAACTCATTTAATTGGATTCCTCTATAAGTACAAACTACTTGAATTCATGGAtggttgtgttttttttttttcattttcattgtcttctaatttatttaaacaacttAAACGACGCCGTATCTTTCAATAAGTTTTTTCAGTTGACCTTAAAATGAAAGACTACAGTTAACAAAATATGATACAATCAACTCCTAAAACATTTATTAATCTAGGTAATACATAAATCATACTTTATTAACACCATTAACtgaaataagttaataaaaagacaaaactgTCATTTTATATATAGCATAATAGGTAGAAACAATGTCATCGGATGTTTTATTACTCCTCTTCAACTTTGTTTCCacatgataaattattaattgaatgaCTTGTTGTATAATTCCTCTACAAATCCATTTTA
Protein-coding sequences here:
- the LOC123206860 gene encoding zinc finger CCCH domain-containing protein 20-like, coding for MMVGERHRLNPTVHVPPWPPLQDPTSDVICLHSNASSFSDVNCPYYLQEALAALQPFLPTKDPDLDSDTDILGLDADSPVDANSCNHFRMFEFKVRKCARGRSHDWTECPYAHPGEKARRRDPRKYHYSGAACPEFRRGSCKKGDSCEFAHGVFECWLHPARYRTQPCKDGLGCRRRVCFFAHTPEQLRILPQMSPGSIDTSSCAQTLSFLSSPESISPPMSPSLSRSVGSSSMSELVPSLKNLQLGKVKSLPSSWNIHMGGSPRYGSPRGSMIRPDCFSLPSTPTRPGRCYWDPSENLCEDEPVLERVESGRDLRARMFQKLCEENSLERVDPYPYNGAPDVDWVSDLVNGAN